One window of the Anopheles cruzii chromosome 2, idAnoCruzAS_RS32_06, whole genome shotgun sequence genome contains the following:
- the LOC128279182 gene encoding arf-GAP with ANK repeat and PH domain-containing protein cnt-2-like, which produces MDDGQPTPTRKPAPANSGRASGARRDLKKTHADSWPSSSSITSKRTSLPASPKIIKTTEDDVGDVFDYCSPTAVTTPSTVELDYVAISPRFERKRFEFCYPSVSKEDFSNSISIDTHDIDRAKKRIYPSKTPDNSLENESILDGSMASCSSPGHSSSAVTRTKSPSVSPRHSRRQLNSETINIISNPGYQVLRNSHSTLDRTCSDSVVSLVCRKSTSDLTQVSDGTMMIGGGGGGRHGRRRSSHKGGGLAFLASRKGSRDSIKSAASNASVFSNEDLGPLAFQASARGRQRRTSNFLELPVPDHARPRVCSLPERPYNPRQSDDLYRLRHFSISKGTVVNCGDSIISRRSKSNTSVNSTASRASERSPFEGSCCGGGYATVDSLPSSHGDEDDESEPIPTRYRVVMLGDSGVGKTALVSQFMTSEYMHTYDASLDDEFGEKTVSVLLDTEESEMIFIDHPNVEMSVENSLSTYEPHACVVVYSIVDRNSFRVAEEILNYLWSEHYTKEKAVIIAANKSDLARARVITTAEGKHLATSREAKFIETSSGIQHNVDELLVGVLKQIRLKEQREKRASATNLRNSRTQMSLHIAKEILHKICLTDITKSKSCENLHVL; this is translated from the exons ATGGATGATGGGCAGCCGACACCGACACGGAAGCCCGCCCCGGCCAACTCCGGTAGGGCCAGCGGTGCCCGCCGGGACTTGAAGAAGACCCACGCCGACTCGTGGCCGAGCAGtagcagcatcaccagcaaGCGCACCTCGTTGCCGGCCAGTCCGAAGATCATCAAAACCACCGAAGATGACGTCGGCGACGTGTTCGACTACTGCAGCCCGACGGCCGTGACCACCCCGTCGACGGTGGAGCTCGACTACGTGGCCATCAGTCCACGGTTTGAGC GCAAGCGGTTCGAGTTCTGCTATCCCTCCGTCTCGAAGGAAGACTTCTCCAACAGCATATCAATCGACACGCACGACATCGATCGGGCGAAGAAACGAATTTATCCCAGCAAAACGCCGGACAACTCGCTCGAGAA TGAATCGATACTGGATGGGTCGATGGCAAGCTGCAGCTCACCGGGCCACAGCAGCTCGGCCGTGACCCGGACCAAGTCTCCGTCGGTCTCACCGCGCCACTCGCGCCGCCAGCTCAACAGCGAAACGATCAACATCATCTCGAACCCCGGCTACCAG GTTCTGAGGAACTCCCACTCGACGCTCGACCGGACCTGCTCGGACAGTGTGGTGTCGCTGGTATGCCGCAAGTCCACCAGTGATCTGACGCAGGTCAGCGATGGCACCATGATGATcggcggtggaggcggagGTCGCCACGGTCGGCGACGCAGCAGTCACAAGGGGGGCGGGCTCGCCTTCCTGGCCAGCCGGAAGGGTTCGCGGGACTCGATCAAAAGTGCGGCCTCCAACGCGTCCGTCTTCTCGAACGAAGACCTTGGCCCTCTGGCGTTCCAGGCTTCGGCCCGCGGGCGCCAGCGGAGGACGTCCAACTTTCTGgagcttccggtgccggaccaCGCGCGGCCCCGCGTTTGCTCGTTACCGGAGCGGCCATACAATCCGCGCCAGAGCGACGACCTGTACCGGTTACGGCACTTCTCGATCAGCAAGGGCACGGTCGTCAACTGTGGCGACTCGATCATCTCGCGGCGGTCCAAGAGCAACACCAGCGTCAACTCGACCGCCAGCCG GGCCAGTGAACGGTCACCCTTCGAAGGATCGTGCTGTGGTGGAGGGTACGCTACCGTCGACTCGCTTCCATCGTCCCACGgcgatgaggacgacgagaGTGAACCAATCCCTACCAG GTACCGCGTGGTGATGCTGGGTGACTCGGGCGTTGGCAAAACGGCACTGGTTTCACAGTTTATGACGTCCGAGTACATGCACACGTACGATGCTAGCCTTG ATGATGAGTTCGGCGAGAAGACCGTCAGTGTGCTGCTGGACACCGAGGAGTCCGAGATGATATTTATCGATCACCCGAACGTGGAAATGAGT GTGGAAAACTCGTTGTCAACGTACGAACCGCACGCCTGCGTCGTCGTCTactcgatcgtcgatcggaaCTCGTTCCGGGTGGCGGAGGAAATACTCAACTACCTCTGGTCCGAGCACTACACGAAGGAAAAGGCGGTCATCATCGCGGCCAACAAGTCGGACCTGGCGCGGGCCCGAGTCATCACCACGGCCG aGGGCAAACACTTGGCCACTTCGCGTGAGGCAAAGTTTATCGAAACTTCAAGCGGAATTCAGCACAACGTCGACGAGCTGCTGGTTGGGGTGCTCAAACAG ATACGCCTGAAGGAGCAGCGCGAGAAGCGGGCCAGCGCCACGAACCTGCGCAACTCGCGCACCCAAATGTCGCTGCACATCGCCAAGGAGATTCTGCACAAAATCTGTCTCACCGACATCACAAAGTCCAAGAGCTGCGAGAATCTGCACGTCCTCTAA
- the LOC128267963 gene encoding probable protein BRICK1-B: MDAHREAIQKQIHQDWANREYIEVITASIKRITDFLNSFDMSCRSRLAVLNEKLTTLERRIDYLEACVTKGETLQ; encoded by the exons ATGGATGCCCATCGAGAAGCGATTCAGAAACAAATTCACCAAGACTGGGCCAACCGAGAGTACATCGAGGTGATAACGGCCAGCATCAAGCGCATCACGGACTTCCTGAACTCGTTCG ACATGTCCTGCCGGTCGCGGCTGGCGGTGCTGAACGAGAAGCTGACCACGCTGGAGCGAAGAATCGATTATCTGGAAGCGTGCGTCACGAAAGGCGAAACGTTGCAATAG
- the LOC128279183 gene encoding uncharacterized protein LOC128279183 — MRLTVRACCGLLLLCAVSGQQYKQQSPSTVSSTQPDSASAAAGNVAYRARPYSTQYSSSSSEEEEDDRPVASYTSGRQQQQSSLKKSFKKPSYSSEELEQEEEPDRLSVLLEKSQFQCAGRTTGYYADESLSCEVFHYCQENQKHSWICPEGFTFHQVHLICMPPSGDSICDQSSKYHFVNDYLYKPINMEEHMTKPNVTLRYSERYYPENFYVDERHYDEERILRQHEERHQPQHQQQPAKQPYHQQQTVRKQPVYATTPSSYRLASPQPTHSVYRSPEEINISLQQRRPTSQPLSYSASSTPRYEDDAEYDSYERK, encoded by the exons ATGAG ATTGACCGTGCGCGCGTGCTGtggactgctgctgttgtgtgcAGTGTCAGGCCAGCAGTACAAACAGCAATCCCCATCGACGGTGTCGTCGACGCAGCCGGACTCGGcgtcagccgccgccggtaacGTGGCGTACCGGGCCCGCCCGTACTCGACGCagtacagcagcagctcgtccgaggaggaagaggacgatCGACCGGTGGCGTCCTACACGAGcggacgccagcagcagcagtcgagCCTGAAGAAGAGCTTCAAGAAACCGTCGTACTCGAGCGAGGAACTCGAACAGGAGGAGGAACCGGACCGGTtgtcggtgctgctggagaagtCGCAGTTTCAGTGTGCCGGCCGTACCACCGGCTACTACGCGGACGAGAGCCTCAGCTGCGAGGTGTTCCACTACTGCCAGGAGAACCAGAAACACTCGTGGATCTGCCCGGAAGGGTTCACCTTCCACCAGGTGCACCTGATCTGCATGCCGCCCTCGGGCGATAGCATTTGCGATCAGTCGTCCAAGTACCACTTCGTCAACGATTACCTCTACAAACCGATCAACATGGAGGAACACATGACGAAGCCGAACGTTACACTAAG GTACTCGGAGCGGTACTATCCGGAAAATTTCTACGTTGACGAGCGCCACTACGACGAAGAGCGTATTCTGCGCCAGCATGAGGAGCGTCACCagccgcagcaccagcagcagcccgcgAAGCAGCcgtaccaccagcagcagacggTCCGGAAGCAGCCGGTGTACGCCACGACACCATCCTCCTACCGGCTGGCGTCACCACAACCGACTCACAGTGTCTACCGTTCGCCGGAAGAGATCAACATCTCGCTGCAGCAACGGCGACCGACGTCACAGCCTCTGTCGTACAGCGCCTCCAGCACGCCGCGGTACGAGGACGACGCGGAATACGATAGCTACGAGCGGAAATAG